One stretch of Rhipicephalus sanguineus isolate Rsan-2018 chromosome 10, BIME_Rsan_1.4, whole genome shotgun sequence DNA includes these proteins:
- the LOC119406580 gene encoding prolyl 4-hydroxylase subunit alpha-1: protein MKRHIEQCEHTWRRSALVSPPQHLELLDVPSSPSETQPAAPVLLRFLRLSVLQSAADVLGSVRCPRPLVETGLLAWPTEDDVDGAAANVCRLQKAYSLSAAEVIATQCSSVLADNLSPDDALSLGVHCSRCEPSAAAHWVKLGEDQRYADFFHYHLAELESSAPKANSTSWRAVVSRPPETPAMWPYRDAFRENQRYSFPSDTSFGVLCRDSRDSDTRPSGHLRCWLSSGKHGAATLSPFAVEELSHSEPRLWLVHDFLSPAECAALRREAFQLEPALVTEEDGRENEPDTRTAALTWLESNGTARRVYQRAAVLTGLTMESAEKLQVLNYAAGGHYNQHTDPLETEEDEGDRLATLLVYLSEVEQGGSTAFPKANLSIRPRRGSALFWFNLKQEPAVSSRQIDYSTTHGSCPVLRGSKWIATLWIREWSQPWDLDYSLS from the coding sequence ATGAAGCGTCACATCGAGCAGTGTGAACACACTTGGAGACGCAGTGCACTCGTATCTCCTCCGCAGCACCTCGAGCTCCTGGATGTTCCGTCGTCCCCTTCAGAGACTCAACCTGCGGCACCGGTGCTCCTGAGGTTCTTGAGGCTCTCTGTACTCCAATCCGCAGCTGACGTGCTTGGAAGCGTTCGCTGCCCTCGACCTTTAGTCGAGACGGGTCTACTTGCCTGGCCTACGGAAGACGACGTAGACGGCGCAGCGGCCAATGTGTGCAGGCTCCAGAAGGCGTACAGCTTGTCGGCTGCAGAGGTCATCGCGACGCAGTGCTCTTCGGTTCTGGCCGATAATCTGTCCCCGGACGACGCCCTGTCGCTGGGCGTTCACTGCTCCCGGTGCGAACCTTCAGCAGCCGCTCATTGGGTCAAACTAGGCGAAGACCAACGCTACGCGGATTTCTTCCATTACCATCTTGCGGAGCTGGAATCTTCGGCGCCCAAGGCGAATTCCACCTCCTGGCGGGCTGTCGTCAGTCGCCCGCCGGAGACTCCCGCAATGTGGCCGTACCGAGACGCCTTTCGGGAAAATCAACGCTACAGCTTTCCCAGCGACACATCCTTCGGCGTGCTGTGTCGTGACAGTCGGGACTCCGACACTAGACCCAGTGGACATTTGCGCTGTTGGCTCTCTTCCGGAAAGCACGGTGCGGCTACTCTCTCGCCCTTCGCAGTGGAGGAGCTCTCCCACTCGGAGCCTCGACTCTGGCTCGTGCACGACTTCTTGAGCCCCGCCGAGTGCGCAGCGCTTCGTCGGGAAGCTTTCCAGCTCGAGCCTGCCTTGGTTACCGAGGAGGATGGGCGTGAGAACGAGCCGGACACCAGGACGGCGGCGCTCACCTGGCTCGAAAGCAATGGAACCGCACGGCGCGTCTACCAGCGTGCCGCAGTGCTTACCGGTCTTACGATGGAGTCCGCCGAGAAGCTCCAAGTACTCAACTACGCTGCCGGCGGACATTACAACCAGCACACGGATCCTCTGGAAACAGAAGAAGACGAGGGTGACCGGCTGGCCACACTTCTGGTCTACCTAAGCGAAGTAGAACAGGGCGGCTCCACCGCCTTTCCCAAGGCGAACCTCTCCATCAGACCTCGTCGGGGGTCTGCGCTCTTCTGGTTTAACCTGAAGCAAGAACCAGCGGTGAGCTCGCGACAGATAGACTACAGCACCACGCACGGCTCCTGCCCCGTGCTGCGTGGGTCCAAGTGGATTGCCACGCTCTGGATACGCGAGTGGTCGCAGCCGTGGGACCTTGACTATTCCCTTTCGTAG